The genomic window CCTGACATATTGTTGATAGCTCTTTCAAGCGAGCCGTCCTCTATCTGCTGCTGTAGCTTCTCAGGCGTCGTGCCGAGCTTTTTCGATGCCATTGCGATGAGCGCCTGCATGGCTTTGTTGTCTAATTGCTGCATAAAACACTGTCCTTTCGTTAAAAAAATATCACTTTTATTGTTTAAGGGCGTATTATATTTTCTTAATAATTTTATGTTATAATATACTAAATAATTCTTTTATTATGGGGAGGGGTAAGCTGTGAGAATAATCGTGTTTTCAGACACACACGGGCATTTTTCTGCCATGCATAAGATATTCAAGCGCAATACCTCTGCCGACTGCTTTATTTTCTTAGGCGACGGGCTTGAGGAGCTTGCTCATATCAAGGAGCTCTACCCCGAAAAGCAGATACTCTGCGTCAGCGGCAACTGCGACTTCACCGAGGAGTATTTAAGCACTGATGTAGCCGTGATCGGCGGTGTCAAGATACTCTATACCCACGGCCACAGGCACGATGTGAGGTTCACGACCGCCAAGATACGCCTAAAGGCCAAGGAAATGGGTGCAAAGATAGTGCTCTACGGCCACACGCATTGCAGGAATTACGAGTATGTTGACGGGATACACCTTTTAAACCCCGGAAGCGCTGCCCAGCCACGTGACGGGCTGCCGCCGAGCTATGCCTTTATCGACATAACCCCCAAGGGCATCATGTGCGCCCATGTTGACTTATAATATGTCATATCCCAATGAAAGGTGAGTGATAGCTATGAAAGACCCGAACCATGCAAAGGGTATAATGTATCTGATACTGTTTGGCAGCTTTGTGCCTTTTATCATAGGTTCTATAGTCATGGCGGATATGCTCTGGCTTGCTATAATTATGTATATCGCAGGCACTGTTTTAATGGGCTATTCGCTCCTTTACGGCATAAAAAACGTAAGATGCCCTCACTGCGGCAAGCTGCAGAACCTGAAGCTATGGCCTATAACCACCTGCCCATACTGCAAAAAGAGAGTTGACAGGTTTTTCTGATATCTTTGGTCAAATAATAAAAATAATTAAATTTATACCACAGCTACTTGACAATGCAAAGTAGTTGTGGTATATTATTTGCAAAAGGTACTTTGCAATACAAAGTACCGCACCCGGAAAGGGGAGGAAGCAATGGATAATGCACAGCTATTAAAGGGCTTGCTCGAAGGCTGCGTACTTGCTGTCATTGCCGAGGGCGAGACCTACGGCTATGAGATACTTGACAGGCTGTCAAAGGCAGGGTTTGAGGATATCGGCGAGGGCACGCTCTATCCGATAATCACAAGGCTCGACAAGGGCGGACTGATAAGCTGCCGCAAGGCAAAGTCGCCGCTCGGGCCTGTGAGAAAGTATTACAGCATGACCGAGCAGGGCATGGCCGAGCTTGAAGATTTCAAAGAGAGATACAAACGTATATCACGCTGCGCAGGCAGGCTGCTGTACGAGAGAGTAGAAGATATATGAATTTCCACAGTCTTGAAAAAGGCCTTACGGGCGAATATAAAGAGGCTTATAAAAAGGTCAGCACATACGCTGCCATGAAAAACTATTCGGGCGACAGCATAGAGGAGCAGATGACAGAGCTTTACGATATACTGCTCACCGCCGAGAAAAACGGCAAGCCGGTGCAAAGCATCATCGGCAAGGACACCGAGAGCTTTCTGCACAGCTTCTTTTCCGAATACGGTGCAAAGGAGAGGGTGATGAATTATCTCACTATCCTTTACAGGCTGGCTGTGCTGATGCTCATATTTGCGGCATTTGATGTGTTTGCAGCTGACAGCCCCAAAGAAATGCTGCTGCACGGCAGTATTGCACCGCAGAATATTATAGGCGGTTTCCTTACAGGCTTTGCGTTTACGATACTTACATCGACCGTCTTTGCGCCCCGTGCTGCAAAGAGCCGGAAGAATGATTCTAACATGTGGCTCGGGCTGACGGTGGTCGTTTTCGGTGTGCTGTTAGTGGCAGAGGTCTTGCTGATGAAGCATTATAAAGACAAGCTCGGTTTTTTAAGTGTCAGCTGTCTGCCGTATATGATATGCTGTGCGGCGTATATCACAGTTTTCCTTGTGTGCCGTGCGGTATACAGATACTGGACATACGGCACTGTAAGAAATGTCACCAAGCAGCTTTACAGTGATGCGCACTACAAGAGCATTGATGATGCTGAACTGAAGTATATGACAATGAAGCGCTGGCAAAAGACCTTTGATAAGATGCTCAGAAATGGCAAGACAGAGGAGGATTTTGAGAAGGCTGTACGCAATGAGATAAAGAATCAAAAAACAGGCAATGTGATATTTGTAGTCACTACTGTCTCACTCACACTTATTTCAATAATAAAGGTCGCAATGGAGAGCGCTATGCCCGACACGATACTTTATGCGGTAATAATAACCGTTATCGAGGGGTTGCTGATAAGGTTCTTTCTCCGAACCTTTAAGAGCGGTGAAAAAACAACGAGAGAGATAATTGATGAGTGCGAGAGCGAGGGCGTAAGTATGTTGCAGTTTATCAAAAACAAGCTCGACACCACCAGAGAAAGCGAGGAAACAGATGCAGAACACGCAGCCATATGAGCAGAGAGAGAACGAGCACATCTACTATCCCACTGTGAAAAATAACAAGATGATCTGGGCGCTGCTGTTCATTCTCTGCGTGGCCGTGCCGGTGTTTGGCGTGACATTTGCGAGCATTCTTGAAATAGCTTTCCTCACAGGTGTGAGCGGCTTCTTTATCTTCGCTGCAATTGGTGCGGTGGCAGCATTTTCACTGGCAAGGCTTTTTGCAGTGGATATACAGTACATAAGCGTTTACCGTGGCGGCCTGCGCATATATAAAAAGGACGGCAGCGAGGTGTTTTATCCGCTTAACTGCTACGCAGGCTACACCTATGAGCTCGTCTCGACAAGGTCAAACTACAAGTCCGCAATACTCTGGTTTCAGGACGGCAATGACAGAACAGGCCTTGAGATAAACTGCCTTAATGACGAGCAGAAGCAGTCGATAGTGAATGATATCGAAGCTCTTATCAAAACAGAAAGCTTCAAGCAGGCAGCACCGAAAAAGCCGGCAGTGCAGAACATTGTCCGCCCGGCTGCGCCTGTGAATGAGTCCAAAAAATCAGACCCTATGCAATACAGGCTGATGCTTGAAAAGGCCGCCGGAAAGATAACCCTCAATGACAGGATACATCTTACAAAGATGCTGACCGAGCAGAGAAAGATAGATGCTGTCAAGCTGATACAGCGTATAACGGGGCTTGGCATCGCCGAGGCAAGAGATCTGGCGGAGTATCATTCTGACCTGATATGGGTGGGTTCAAGGCTGGAGCAGATGTCAAAGCCGACCGGCTCGCCTTACGAGGAACGCCTAAAAAGAAAGGCCGACCCTGCTAAATACAAGGAGTATCTCGGTCAGGCAGCAGGGCGCATGAGCTATGAAGACAGAGCCTGTGCAAGAGAGCTCATCGCACAGAAAAACAACATCGAGGCCATTCGCCTTGTCAGGGAGCGCACAGGCCTTGGGCTTGCCGAGGTGAGAGATCTGGTCATGGATCACAGCGAGGTGCTGTGACAGAGCAGTCTGATATATGTACAAAAAACAGTACAATAAACATCTGAAATACAACAGTCTGTAAAATAAGTGCTGACAGGTCTGCACACAAGCCGGCTATTGACAAAGCAAAGAAAATATGGTATAATATTCTTGGCGGTAATCGTTAGGCGAGACGGTTACTTATGAGGGCAAATGGAATT from Ruminococcus sp. NK3A76 includes these protein-coding regions:
- a CDS encoding metallophosphoesterase, which codes for MRIIVFSDTHGHFSAMHKIFKRNTSADCFIFLGDGLEELAHIKELYPEKQILCVSGNCDFTEEYLSTDVAVIGGVKILYTHGHRHDVRFTTAKIRLKAKEMGAKIVLYGHTHCRNYEYVDGIHLLNPGSAAQPRDGLPPSYAFIDITPKGIMCAHVDL
- a CDS encoding PadR family transcriptional regulator, which codes for MDNAQLLKGLLEGCVLAVIAEGETYGYEILDRLSKAGFEDIGEGTLYPIITRLDKGGLISCRKAKSPLGPVRKYYSMTEQGMAELEDFKERYKRISRCAGRLLYERVEDI